From a region of the Daphnia pulicaria isolate SC F1-1A chromosome 1, SC_F0-13Bv2, whole genome shotgun sequence genome:
- the LOC124338473 gene encoding keratin, type II cytoskeletal I-like, with product MEPSPKRTNGMELSNLTNEDAELIRELTAEFEEILAVKNQQIKQVQEELEAVRMVLNTEPLVLNRESRPVKVAPWQSFGVADHDAANPAPNGGAIGGVGGGEGIGGGVGGGEGVGGGGAGVGGGDGANRH from the exons ATGGAACCAAGTCCCAAGAGAACGAATGGAATGGAGTTGTCGAATCTTACCAACGAAGATGCGGAATTGATCCGCGAACTGACGGCGGAATTTGAGGAGATACTGGCcgtaaaaaaccaacaaataaaGCAAGTTCAAGAGGAACTGGAAGCTGTCCGCATGGTACTTAAt aCGGAACCCCTGGTCCTCAACAGGGAAAGTCGCCCCGTGAAAGTCGCTCCGTGGCAGTCGTTTGGGGTTGCAGACCACGATGCTGCAAACCCTGCGCCGAATGGAGGAGCCATTGGAGGCGTTGGCGGAGGCGAAGGCATTGGCGGAGGCGTTGGCGGAGGCGAAGGCGTTGGTGGAGGCGGTGCCGGAGTCGGTGGTGGAGACGGTGCCAACCGCCACTAG